One segment of Pandoraea pnomenusa DNA contains the following:
- the sctU gene encoding type III secretion system export apparatus subunit SctU has protein sequence MSEKTEQPTPKKQRDAREKGQVAYSKDFTKAMLTVSLLGYLVMRGDVITEQMQSLMLAPAAFLHLPFREALAGIYGQMSTDAMALLAPFILIVIIVGMASDIMQVGLVLAFEAAKPSGDKINPATNLKNIFSKRNLVEFIKSLIKVIVLGVVVMHIVKSSLPGLVTLPSAGVSSVGIASGILLKALLIPIGFVFFLIAGADLLWQRYSHNKELMMSKDEVDREYKEMEGDQDVKQHRKSLHRELLEEDAVERSQSASVLVTNPTHFAIALYYVQDETPLPLILAKGEDQLAQRMIDAARRKGVPIMRNVPLARALWAEGSVDQYIPSTQIAPVAEVIRVVLNMRNEGRL, from the coding sequence ATGAGTGAAAAGACAGAACAGCCCACGCCCAAGAAGCAGCGCGACGCACGCGAAAAAGGACAAGTCGCTTACAGCAAGGACTTCACCAAGGCGATGCTCACTGTGAGCCTGCTTGGCTATCTGGTCATGCGCGGCGACGTCATCACCGAGCAAATGCAGTCGCTCATGCTCGCGCCCGCCGCATTTCTGCATCTGCCATTCCGTGAAGCGCTGGCCGGCATCTACGGTCAGATGAGTACCGACGCGATGGCGCTGCTCGCCCCGTTCATACTCATCGTGATCATTGTCGGCATGGCATCCGACATCATGCAGGTCGGTCTCGTGCTTGCGTTCGAGGCGGCAAAACCGTCGGGAGACAAGATCAATCCCGCCACCAACCTGAAGAACATCTTCTCGAAGCGGAATCTGGTCGAATTCATCAAGTCGCTGATCAAGGTGATCGTGCTCGGCGTCGTGGTGATGCATATCGTGAAATCGTCGCTGCCGGGGCTGGTGACATTGCCGTCGGCGGGGGTTTCGTCGGTAGGCATCGCGTCCGGAATATTGCTCAAGGCGTTGCTGATTCCGATCGGCTTCGTGTTCTTTCTCATCGCCGGTGCCGACCTGCTGTGGCAGCGCTATTCCCACAACAAGGAATTGATGATGTCGAAAGACGAAGTCGACCGCGAGTACAAGGAGATGGAGGGAGATCAGGATGTCAAGCAGCACCGCAAATCCCTTCACCGCGAGCTGCTCGAGGAGGATGCGGTGGAGCGCAGTCAGTCGGCGTCTGTGCTGGTGACGAACCCGACCCACTTTGCCATCGCCCTCTATTACGTTCAGGACGAGACGCCGTTACCGCTGATTCTCGCCAAGGGCGAGGATCAGCTGGCACAGCGCATGATCGACGCCGCAAGGCGCAAGGGCGTGCCGATCATGCGAAACGTTCCGCTCGCCCGTGCCCTTTGGGCCGAGGGCAGCGTCGATCAATACATTCCCAGTACGCAGATTGCCCCCGTTGCCGAGGTCATCCGCGTGGTGTTGAACATGCGCAATGAAGGCAGACTATGA
- the sctJ gene encoding type III secretion system inner membrane ring lipoprotein SctJ, producing MMSTAISRARLGAVALLLATAVACTSRVELLSALPENDANEILSTLLNAGINAEKRANKEGFTVNVDPSQVASAMSALHAQGLPRDPYVSIGQVFRKDGLISSPLEERARYLYALSQELAFTLTKIDGVLTARVHIVLPERIGKDEAVTPSSAAVFIKYRDDVAVDTLQPQLRKLVSNSIPGLSADKVSFILVPAAPITRTVTPAAQNASGTSGAMLALIAGLALVALASAGALTYVLIGRRWDRFLETLAARLPGRRAKSASAEAQ from the coding sequence ATGATGTCCACTGCCATTTCGCGCGCCCGTCTGGGCGCAGTCGCCTTACTGCTGGCCACCGCTGTAGCCTGCACGTCTCGCGTGGAATTGCTGTCCGCACTTCCCGAAAACGATGCCAACGAGATTCTGAGCACGCTGCTCAACGCGGGGATCAATGCCGAGAAGCGCGCGAACAAGGAAGGCTTTACGGTCAACGTGGACCCATCGCAGGTCGCTTCCGCCATGTCGGCGTTGCACGCGCAAGGACTGCCTCGCGACCCGTACGTGAGTATCGGTCAGGTGTTTCGCAAGGACGGATTGATTTCGTCGCCGCTCGAGGAACGCGCCCGCTATCTGTATGCCTTGTCCCAGGAACTCGCCTTCACGCTCACCAAGATCGATGGCGTGCTTACCGCGCGCGTTCATATCGTGCTTCCCGAGCGGATCGGCAAAGATGAAGCCGTCACACCGTCGTCGGCGGCCGTATTCATCAAGTATCGCGACGATGTCGCCGTCGACACGTTGCAGCCGCAGTTGCGCAAGCTCGTGTCCAACAGTATTCCCGGACTGTCCGCCGACAAGGTCTCGTTCATTCTCGTGCCTGCCGCCCCCATCACACGCACGGTGACGCCCGCGGCCCAGAACGCGTCGGGCACGTCGGGCGCCATGCTGGCGCTAATTGCCGGTCTGGCGCTCGTGGCCCTTGCTTCGGCCGGCGCTCTGACGTATGTGCTCATCGGCAGGCGATGGGACCGCTTTCTCGAAACACTGGCGGCACGCCTGCCCGGGCGCCGTGCCAAATCCGCAAGCGCCGAGGCGCAATAG
- the sctO gene encoding type III secretion system stalk subunit SctO — protein MLNEILIIKRHRESKAEREVSRSRIAQAQAARAVQEETEALRTLEIEHTRREKAMYADLCARIVKLTDIQNVCASVAQMHEAQTRQDDVIHECSAHLAQCDEQLDQARQDLQSAMRKVEKYVQILATLNEEITVQRERGEETELEESANVIFGRHAAERSADN, from the coding sequence ATGCTGAACGAGATATTGATCATCAAACGCCACCGGGAATCGAAGGCGGAGCGCGAGGTCAGCCGCTCCCGGATCGCTCAGGCACAGGCGGCCAGAGCGGTGCAGGAGGAAACCGAAGCGCTGCGCACCCTGGAGATCGAGCACACCCGTCGTGAGAAGGCGATGTACGCGGACCTGTGTGCCCGCATCGTGAAGTTGACCGACATCCAGAACGTATGTGCTTCGGTGGCACAGATGCATGAAGCGCAGACTCGCCAGGACGACGTCATCCACGAATGCAGCGCACATCTCGCGCAGTGCGATGAACAGCTCGATCAGGCCCGGCAAGATCTGCAAAGCGCCATGCGCAAGGTCGAGAAATACGTGCAGATACTCGCGACACTGAACGAAGAGATCACCGTGCAACGGGAGCGCGGCGAGGAAACCGAACTGGAAGAAAGTGCAAATGTCATCTTTGGCCGCCACGCGGCCGAGCGTTCCGCGGACAACTGA
- the sctI gene encoding type III secretion system inner rod subunit SctI, whose translation MTSAISAITATSAEPVAAAALPTAPADGAAVLQFRSALSQPDVSAPAPVDAARNAATVSAAGNTPSVFGDRVLAGLQSVSDSFRHQNATLTALSTYPGLSMTGVLQLQADIARFSLQVEMLGKITGKAPQQLDQLLRMQ comes from the coding sequence ATGACATCAGCGATCAGTGCGATCACTGCGACGTCGGCCGAACCGGTGGCGGCGGCCGCCCTTCCGACCGCTCCTGCCGATGGCGCGGCGGTCCTCCAGTTCCGTAGCGCGCTTTCGCAACCGGACGTGAGTGCGCCAGCCCCCGTCGACGCCGCCCGCAATGCGGCGACCGTCAGCGCCGCCGGGAATACGCCGTCGGTATTTGGTGATCGCGTGCTGGCGGGCCTTCAGAGCGTATCGGACTCGTTTCGGCACCAGAACGCAACGCTCACCGCTCTGTCCACGTATCCGGGGCTGTCAATGACCGGCGTATTGCAACTTCAGGCAGACATTGCGCGCTTCTCCCTGCAGGTGGAAATGCTCGGAAAGATTACCGGCAAGGCGCCGCAACAGCTCGATCAACTTTTGCGCATGCAATGA
- a CDS encoding CesT family type III secretion system chaperone yields the protein MNLTETCPALGQWIRDADGISPAEFDGDRGILLIDDRYRVHLQALRRHLLLRCRVATLPDGIERETMLRTLLSEATQRFEQEPFGLAVDPDGEAIWLQGTLPLTMPALLLTRTLDDFVGALDALRAQAIPLRRRHPAPRARSA from the coding sequence ATGAACCTCACCGAAACCTGCCCGGCGCTCGGGCAATGGATTCGCGACGCCGACGGCATTTCACCGGCGGAGTTCGACGGCGACCGCGGAATCCTGCTCATCGACGACCGCTATCGCGTTCACCTGCAGGCGTTGCGCCGTCATCTGTTATTGCGCTGCCGCGTCGCTACGCTGCCGGATGGCATCGAACGCGAGACGATGCTGCGCACGCTTCTGTCCGAGGCCACGCAGCGCTTTGAACAGGAGCCGTTTGGTCTCGCCGTCGATCCGGACGGGGAAGCCATCTGGCTGCAGGGCACGCTTCCGCTCACGATGCCTGCCTTGCTGCTGACCCGAACGCTCGACGACTTCGTGGGCGCGCTCGATGCGCTTCGCGCACAGGCCATCCCACTGCGCCGCCGCCACCCAGCCCCTCGCGCGCGGTCCGCCTGA
- the sctS gene encoding type III secretion system export apparatus subunit SctS produces the protein MTPSEITMYVNQALYLSLLLSMPTILVASVVGTLFSLFQALTQIQEQTLSYGIKLAAVGVTLFMTAQWMGAELYRYSEAVLDALRTIY, from the coding sequence ATGACGCCCAGCGAAATCACCATGTATGTCAACCAGGCGCTGTATCTGTCGCTGCTGCTTTCCATGCCGACGATCCTGGTGGCATCCGTGGTCGGCACGTTGTTTTCCCTGTTCCAGGCACTGACCCAGATTCAGGAGCAAACGCTGTCGTACGGCATCAAGCTCGCCGCCGTTGGCGTGACGCTGTTCATGACCGCGCAGTGGATGGGCGCCGAGCTTTACCGTTACAGCGAAGCCGTGCTCGACGCGCTGCGCACGATTTACTAG
- a CDS encoding tetratricopeptide repeat protein has product MKRETQNLELASDEVRLLTEIAVVAIGRRDPDRARQLFAALCELRPDVDFPYIGLALALMSGGRAADAVKLLEEADRRFPNNAAIQTHLGMALLLNDRRTHSTAMLNRVVRRRDIGQQDKRLARALLLQPIPSYSTH; this is encoded by the coding sequence ATGAAACGCGAAACCCAGAACCTCGAGCTTGCGAGCGATGAAGTGCGTCTGCTCACCGAAATCGCGGTAGTGGCCATTGGTCGCCGCGATCCGGACCGCGCCCGACAGTTGTTCGCGGCGCTCTGCGAGCTGCGTCCGGATGTCGATTTTCCTTATATCGGACTGGCTCTCGCGCTGATGAGCGGCGGTCGGGCGGCAGACGCCGTCAAGTTGCTCGAGGAAGCGGACCGGCGGTTTCCCAACAATGCCGCGATTCAAACGCATCTCGGCATGGCCTTGCTTCTGAACGATCGCCGCACGCACAGCACAGCCATGCTCAACCGCGTTGTGCGTCGCCGGGATATCGGCCAACAGGACAAGCGTCTGGCTCGCGCGCTGCTTCTCCAGCCAATCCCCTCTTACTCGACTCATTAG
- the sctR gene encoding type III secretion system export apparatus subunit SctR — MAGVDPVSLALGLALFSLLPIAIIVCTSFLKISAVLLMLRNAIGVQQIPPNMALYALALILSAYVMAPIGVQMYDRVSELPEQSRNVPAILAQVKAGAEPVRQFMARNTRPEQRTFFVDTTYRLWGKELAKDVKPNDFIILMPAFLVSQINAAFEVGFLLYLPFVIIDLVVSNILLAMGMMMVSPVMISLPLKLFLFIMLDGWTRLIQGLVLSYV, encoded by the coding sequence ATGGCGGGCGTCGATCCGGTCAGCCTTGCGCTGGGACTGGCGCTATTCTCGCTGCTGCCGATTGCCATCATCGTGTGCACGTCGTTTCTCAAGATTTCAGCCGTGTTGTTGATGCTTCGCAACGCCATCGGCGTACAACAGATCCCGCCGAACATGGCGCTCTACGCACTTGCATTGATCCTGAGCGCCTATGTCATGGCCCCCATCGGGGTACAGATGTACGACCGCGTGAGCGAGTTGCCTGAACAATCGCGCAACGTTCCCGCCATCCTGGCGCAGGTCAAGGCGGGCGCGGAACCCGTGCGTCAGTTCATGGCACGCAATACGCGACCGGAACAGCGCACATTCTTTGTCGACACCACCTATCGTCTTTGGGGCAAGGAACTGGCCAAGGACGTCAAACCGAACGATTTCATCATCCTGATGCCGGCCTTTCTCGTCTCGCAGATCAACGCGGCATTCGAAGTCGGATTTCTGCTCTACCTGCCCTTCGTCATCATCGACCTCGTTGTCTCCAACATCCTCCTGGCCATGGGCATGATGATGGTGTCCCCCGTCATGATCTCTTTGCCGCTCAAGCTCTTCCTGTTCATCATGCTCGACGGATGGACCCGCTTGATCCAGGGCCTCGTTCTTTCCTACGTGTAA
- the sctT gene encoding type III secretion system export apparatus subunit SctT: MPDITLPWFNDLDVKLFLITWSLCIPRLLGMALLLPVLGAQNFPGLLRVGICGGFALLVIPATAPHVPAGGLSAAVMAGIALKESLLGLMLGFLLAVPFWSIESVGFIIDNQCGASISATLNPFDGHDTSPLGVLYSQAFAAFFIATGGLTLVLGLIYESYRLWPVMSAMPRLAIENAPAWLGVLNGMMAIALALAAPAMLLMYLAEISLALMSSFVPQLQVFFMAMPIKSALALFVLAAYGTTLFHYADRDITGLRDAIPHLARLMGAP, translated from the coding sequence ATGCCGGATATCACGCTGCCCTGGTTCAATGATCTGGACGTCAAGTTGTTCCTGATCACCTGGTCGCTGTGCATTCCGCGCCTGCTCGGCATGGCGTTGCTGCTGCCTGTGCTGGGAGCCCAGAATTTTCCCGGCTTGCTCCGCGTCGGCATCTGCGGCGGCTTTGCCCTGCTTGTCATTCCGGCCACCGCGCCGCACGTTCCTGCCGGGGGCCTGAGTGCGGCCGTCATGGCGGGCATCGCGCTCAAGGAAAGCCTGCTCGGCCTGATGCTCGGATTCCTGCTGGCGGTACCATTCTGGTCGATCGAATCGGTTGGTTTCATTATCGACAACCAGTGCGGCGCGTCGATTTCCGCCACGCTCAATCCGTTCGACGGCCACGACACCTCGCCCTTGGGCGTGCTCTATTCGCAGGCGTTCGCCGCCTTTTTCATCGCCACCGGCGGGCTGACGCTCGTGCTGGGGCTGATCTACGAATCGTACCGGCTCTGGCCGGTGATGAGCGCCATGCCCAGGCTTGCCATCGAGAATGCGCCCGCGTGGCTCGGCGTACTCAACGGCATGATGGCGATCGCGCTCGCATTGGCCGCCCCCGCCATGCTGCTGATGTACCTCGCGGAAATCAGCCTTGCACTGATGTCGAGCTTCGTTCCGCAACTGCAAGTGTTCTTCATGGCGATGCCAATCAAGAGCGCGCTCGCCTTGTTTGTGCTGGCGGCCTATGGCACAACGCTGTTCCACTACGCGGACCGCGATATCACCGGACTTCGCGACGCGATTCCTCATCTCGCTCGTCTGATGGGGGCGCCATGA
- a CDS encoding HrpE/YscL family type III secretion apparatus protein, with protein MVFLIPVLRAERRDDADESVAPVRIGTHTGVIPREMVQTFADAQSALASARDEAARLARAGQAAYEAERRRGYEDGLALAREEQAERMIEVVGRTVDYFENVEQRVVALVTDAVRRITLDAPDGARVLAVTRSVLSVVRNQKQMTLRLNPGQIDAVQAHLNDLLVAYPGTGYIDLVADSRIAPDACMLESEMGFVEASLEGQLNAMKKVFERVLGNDREPAVERATS; from the coding sequence ATGGTTTTCCTGATACCGGTCCTGCGCGCCGAAAGGCGCGATGATGCGGATGAATCGGTGGCGCCCGTGCGGATCGGCACGCATACCGGCGTCATTCCCCGCGAAATGGTGCAAACCTTCGCTGATGCCCAGTCGGCACTCGCCTCGGCGCGTGACGAAGCCGCACGTCTTGCCCGCGCCGGCCAGGCGGCCTATGAAGCGGAACGGCGTCGCGGCTACGAAGATGGCCTGGCGCTCGCTCGCGAGGAGCAGGCGGAACGAATGATCGAAGTTGTCGGGCGTACGGTCGATTACTTCGAGAATGTGGAGCAGCGTGTTGTCGCGCTCGTTACCGACGCGGTGCGCCGCATCACGCTCGATGCCCCCGATGGGGCGCGCGTGCTCGCCGTCACCCGCAGCGTGCTGTCCGTCGTGCGCAACCAGAAGCAAATGACGCTGCGCCTGAATCCGGGCCAGATCGATGCCGTTCAGGCCCACCTCAACGATCTGCTGGTCGCCTACCCGGGCACTGGATACATCGACCTGGTCGCCGACTCTCGCATCGCGCCCGACGCGTGCATGCTCGAATCCGAGATGGGCTTTGTGGAGGCGTCGCTCGAAGGCCAGCTCAACGCCATGAAGAAAGTGTTCGAGCGTGTGCTGGGCAACGACCGCGAACCTGCCGTCGAGCGCGCCACCTCATGA
- the sctQ gene encoding type III secretion system cytoplasmic ring protein SctQ: MTSPQPLRLARISASEAAARTSLAAAASGFDVSGVGGGLTFSLVPLNFCANQGAGFDDTRYVRWSGAQFSISGTQALSRYLAVQAFGAVASDPPQALQTLALEGFLSDLVQKAGLLGRGIPEFSTEASTAPLPFAYRWEIRPIDERAGTDAVIPTSMCGELRCDSLGQLIAGGVAASRLGGDVPSGGLHAGDLRVRTRLHVGNARLPINVLQGLRPADVILVEDCTLRDGIMTLLVGNSHCWRVRLQNQQLVILGGPTKIMNLTDQPGEAMFADDDTSGDFDLDDDIDVDAEPPSLDELPVTLTFDVGQRHMTVAQAFDLAAGTVLDLGRPLARAVSIRSAGVRIGEGELVEIDGRIGVSITRIVSRSEEAS, translated from the coding sequence GTGACTTCGCCACAACCACTCCGGCTTGCGCGAATCAGCGCCAGCGAAGCGGCCGCGCGGACATCGCTGGCTGCCGCCGCCTCGGGCTTCGACGTATCGGGCGTGGGCGGGGGACTGACGTTCTCGCTCGTGCCGCTGAATTTCTGCGCGAATCAGGGTGCGGGTTTCGACGACACGCGTTACGTACGCTGGTCAGGTGCCCAGTTCTCCATCTCGGGGACCCAGGCACTCTCCCGCTACCTGGCCGTGCAGGCGTTTGGCGCGGTGGCGAGCGATCCACCGCAAGCGCTTCAAACGCTGGCGCTAGAGGGGTTCCTGTCGGATCTGGTTCAAAAGGCAGGCCTGCTGGGCCGCGGCATCCCCGAGTTCTCCACGGAAGCATCGACTGCGCCGCTGCCCTTCGCTTATCGATGGGAGATCCGGCCCATTGACGAGCGAGCCGGGACCGACGCAGTGATTCCCACCTCAATGTGTGGAGAACTGCGCTGCGACTCGCTCGGGCAACTCATTGCGGGCGGTGTCGCTGCGTCCCGACTGGGCGGCGACGTGCCATCCGGCGGACTGCATGCGGGCGACCTTCGTGTCAGAACGCGCCTGCATGTCGGAAATGCGCGCCTGCCGATCAACGTACTGCAAGGGCTACGTCCGGCAGATGTCATCCTGGTCGAGGACTGTACGTTGCGAGACGGGATCATGACGCTGCTCGTCGGTAATTCACACTGCTGGCGGGTGCGCTTGCAGAACCAACAATTGGTCATTCTCGGTGGGCCCACGAAAATCATGAATCTCACAGATCAACCCGGCGAAGCCATGTTCGCCGACGACGACACCTCGGGCGACTTCGATCTCGACGACGATATCGACGTGGACGCCGAGCCGCCGAGTCTCGACGAACTTCCCGTTACCCTGACATTCGACGTTGGCCAGCGCCATATGACCGTCGCGCAAGCCTTCGATCTCGCGGCCGGAACCGTGCTCGACCTCGGACGCCCCCTCGCCCGGGCGGTGAGCATTCGCAGCGCGGGCGTGCGAATCGGCGAGGGGGAATTGGTCGAGATCGACGGTCGCATCGGCGTGTCGATCACGCGCATCGTATCGCGCTCGGAAGAAGCATCATGA
- the sctN gene encoding type III secretion system ATPase SctN encodes MRQYDYILDLMSLALQDATLLQVRGRVTQVVGTIIKAVVPTVKIGEVCLLRNPGEAEALKAEVVGLTREAALLTPIGELYGISAATEVVPTGRAHMVPVGNGLLGRVLDGLGQPLDIATEGALVPDTYYPVYADAPDPLRRRIIDRPLKLGVRALDGLLTCGEGQRIGIFAAAGGGKSTLMGMLVKGADVDVTVIALIGERGREVREFIENELGPEGRARAVIVCATSDKSSMERAKAAYVATAIAEFYRDQGKKVLFLMDSVTRFARALREIGLAAGEPPTRRGYPPSVFATLPRLMERVGMNDKGSITAMYTVLVEGDDMTEPVADETRSILDGHVVLSRKLAAANHYPAIDVLASASRVMSAVADPAHLKAAGKFRELLAKYAEIELLVKIGEYQPGADAIADEAIAKHDAMRGFLRQRTDEFETLDASISKLDDIAFGR; translated from the coding sequence ATGAGGCAGTACGACTACATTCTCGACCTGATGAGCCTTGCGTTGCAGGACGCCACGCTGCTTCAGGTACGCGGGCGGGTCACGCAGGTCGTGGGGACGATCATCAAAGCCGTGGTGCCCACCGTGAAGATCGGAGAGGTATGCCTGCTCAGAAATCCCGGGGAAGCGGAAGCGCTCAAGGCCGAGGTCGTCGGCCTTACCCGCGAGGCAGCGCTGCTCACGCCAATCGGCGAGCTCTACGGCATCTCGGCGGCGACTGAAGTCGTGCCCACCGGCCGGGCCCACATGGTGCCGGTAGGTAACGGCCTGCTCGGGCGCGTACTCGACGGTCTTGGGCAACCGCTGGACATCGCAACCGAGGGCGCCCTGGTGCCCGACACGTACTACCCCGTCTACGCGGACGCCCCTGACCCCTTGCGCCGCCGCATCATCGACCGCCCGCTCAAGCTCGGCGTGCGCGCGCTCGACGGTCTTCTGACCTGCGGGGAGGGGCAGCGCATTGGCATTTTTGCGGCGGCCGGGGGGGGCAAGTCGACGTTGATGGGAATGCTCGTCAAAGGCGCAGACGTCGATGTCACGGTTATTGCGCTGATCGGCGAGCGCGGACGCGAAGTCAGGGAATTCATCGAGAACGAGCTCGGTCCGGAAGGTCGGGCGCGTGCCGTCATTGTCTGCGCAACGTCCGACAAATCGTCGATGGAGCGCGCCAAGGCGGCCTATGTCGCTACCGCCATTGCCGAGTTCTATCGGGATCAGGGCAAGAAAGTCCTCTTCCTCATGGACTCGGTCACGCGCTTCGCCCGTGCCTTGCGTGAAATTGGTCTCGCGGCGGGGGAACCTCCGACGCGCCGCGGTTACCCACCCTCCGTCTTTGCCACTTTGCCCCGCCTGATGGAGCGCGTGGGCATGAATGACAAGGGCTCGATTACCGCAATGTACACGGTGCTGGTCGAAGGCGATGACATGACCGAACCGGTGGCCGACGAGACACGTTCGATTCTGGACGGCCATGTCGTGTTGTCGCGCAAGCTGGCTGCCGCGAACCATTATCCGGCCATCGACGTACTGGCCTCGGCAAGCCGTGTCATGAGTGCAGTGGCTGATCCCGCTCACCTGAAAGCGGCCGGCAAGTTCCGTGAATTGTTGGCGAAGTACGCGGAAATCGAGCTGTTGGTGAAGATCGGCGAATACCAGCCAGGCGCGGACGCCATTGCCGACGAAGCCATCGCAAAGCACGACGCGATGCGTGGATTTCTGCGACAGCGCACCGACGAGTTCGAAACGTTGGATGCCTCGATTTCGAAACTCGACGACATCGCGTTCGGCAGGTAA
- the sctC gene encoding type III secretion system outer membrane ring subunit SctC yields the protein MSTEIDTRANGRYNTATPTEFLNRFSSSLGLTWFTYAGTLYISRSSETITRSLSVQNANVSAIRTALGDLGLIDARFGWGELPDQGVIMISGPPAYVELIERTIATLPKNTSASGQQMAVYKLQHAEVNDRQMQYRDTQLTIPGVASILRNLLQREGNTTKSGGMTVQTNKPLPGPMMPLGGLGGPDASKGGPAPGAADVAATAPAGTRPDLENAAKPGGARATIEAYSYLNAVVVHDYPWRFPLYEALIKQLDVPTALIEIEAVILDVKKSSVEELGVSWGGRLGGVAAGQGPVTATSATGTISLVAGAVGSVNPSTIIADAGNYLSSRIKALEQSGDAIVQSSPSILTVDNVGAVLDLSQTFYVQTVGERVANVTPVSAGTTLRVTPRMIERNGVRAIQMVIDIQDGQLVFPDGQNTLPTVANSTISTQAIVGEGESLLIGGYNTDTTSAAKSRVPGLGRIPILGALFGTTRDEVSKRERMFLIRPKLVALPGSVPPPAAPVPGPTPSATSSTTAPASPADLPSAPPGA from the coding sequence ATGAGCACCGAGATCGATACCCGCGCCAACGGACGCTATAACACCGCGACGCCGACCGAGTTTCTCAATCGATTCTCCAGTTCGCTCGGACTGACGTGGTTTACCTACGCCGGCACACTGTATATAAGCCGTAGCTCCGAAACCATCACCCGCAGCCTGAGTGTTCAGAACGCCAACGTGAGTGCGATCCGCACAGCATTGGGAGACCTCGGGCTGATCGACGCCAGATTTGGTTGGGGCGAACTGCCCGATCAGGGTGTCATCATGATTTCAGGGCCGCCGGCCTATGTCGAACTGATCGAGCGAACGATCGCTACGCTGCCGAAGAATACATCGGCATCCGGCCAGCAAATGGCGGTCTACAAGCTCCAGCATGCCGAGGTGAACGACCGGCAGATGCAATACCGCGACACGCAGTTGACGATTCCGGGCGTGGCCAGCATTCTGCGCAATCTTTTGCAGCGCGAAGGGAACACCACAAAATCAGGCGGCATGACGGTGCAAACCAATAAGCCGTTGCCGGGCCCAATGATGCCGCTAGGGGGTCTTGGCGGTCCGGACGCAAGCAAAGGCGGCCCTGCGCCGGGCGCGGCCGACGTGGCGGCGACCGCTCCGGCAGGCACCAGGCCAGACCTTGAGAACGCAGCAAAACCCGGCGGCGCCCGCGCCACCATCGAAGCGTACTCGTACCTCAACGCTGTGGTGGTCCATGACTATCCGTGGCGCTTCCCGCTGTATGAAGCCCTGATCAAACAGCTCGACGTTCCCACGGCACTGATCGAAATCGAAGCCGTCATTCTCGACGTCAAGAAGAGCTCCGTGGAGGAACTCGGGGTCTCGTGGGGCGGACGCCTGGGCGGTGTGGCGGCCGGACAGGGGCCGGTCACCGCGACGTCGGCCACCGGTACGATATCTCTCGTGGCGGGCGCGGTCGGGTCCGTCAACCCATCAACCATCATTGCGGACGCCGGCAACTACCTGTCGAGCCGGATCAAGGCGCTCGAGCAGTCGGGCGACGCCATCGTGCAATCCAGCCCTTCCATTCTGACGGTCGACAACGTCGGGGCCGTCCTGGACCTGAGTCAGACGTTCTACGTGCAGACCGTCGGCGAGCGTGTGGCCAACGTCACGCCGGTGAGCGCAGGGACCACGCTTCGCGTCACCCCGCGCATGATCGAGCGCAACGGTGTGCGCGCTATCCAGATGGTCATCGACATCCAGGACGGACAACTGGTGTTCCCGGACGGCCAGAATACGCTGCCCACCGTCGCCAACAGCACGATCAGCACGCAGGCCATTGTCGGCGAAGGCGAGAGCCTGCTCATTGGCGGGTACAACACGGACACCACCTCCGCAGCCAAATCGCGGGTCCCCGGTCTGGGTCGAATTCCCATACTCGGAGCACTTTTCGGCACGACACGGGATGAAGTGTCGAAACGCGAGCGCATGTTCCTCATTCGCCCCAAGCTGGTGGCACTGCCGGGATCGGTTCCGCCACCGGCGGCGCCGGTGCCGGGACCGACGCCATCCGCGACGTCGTCCACCACGGCGCCCGCCAGTCCTGCCGACCTCCCGTCAGCCCCGCCGGGCGCATGA